The following coding sequences lie in one Drosophila sulfurigaster albostrigata strain 15112-1811.04 chromosome 2R, ASM2355843v2, whole genome shotgun sequence genomic window:
- the LOC133836920 gene encoding uncharacterized protein LOC133836920 isoform X1, whose protein sequence is MPTTRSNYFAPPSAAVTTTTTTTTTTKTSFVQAGRVARGFMYWRHMRFQQKTHEEKELRRQELSLSTAAPTAAAAAAPRGVSSRLVGNGKVRQMFDERRRGAGIDRSNPLRPIGDTRSQPQQQQQQQQQQLIKGISTMSLKEKAVHPTTQRHGTVTSDSNNNNSKYNASGTVINGNRLKPVVTHKTPPNRDNREHLRSNATPPSSGGSRTTIRVTTKTTSTPTKTTRQAAGRVDAQEKGRPTSPKARQVNPKSPVTKIQMNQPPPEGTSSCRYCGRHFNTDRLGKHEEVCQRTMNTKRKIFDASKQRVKGTDNEKYSKQQQRQRQQPSLPRSQSTYSSAAQQQGLRTGVKKSNWRKQHEEFIQAIRAAKQVQAHLARGGKLSDLPPPPPSENPDYIQCPHCSRRFNQQAAERHIPRCATMIHNKPRRSNPQAVPKKR, encoded by the exons ATGCCCACCACACGCTCCAACTACTTTGCCccgccatcagcagcagtaacaacgacgacgacgacgacgacgacgacgaagacttCGTTCGTTCAAGCGGGTCGCGTGGCTCGCGGTTTTATGTACTGGCGGCAT ATGCGCTTCCAGCAGAAAACGCACGAGGAGAAGGAGCTGCGGCGTCAAGAACTTAGCCTCAGCACAGCTGCTCCCactgccgctgcagctgctgctccaagAGGCGTTTCTTCTCGGCTGGTGGGCAATGGCAAAGTGCGCCAAATGTTCGACGAGCGGCGTCGTGGCGCAGGCATCGATCGCAGCAATCCTCTGCGGCCAATAGGCGACACACGATCGcagccgcaacaacagcaacagcagcagcaacagcaactcatcAAGGGCATTTCCACGATGAGTCTGAAGGAGAAAGCAGTCCACCCAACCACCCAACGACATGGGACAGTGACtagtgacagcaacaacaataacagcaaataCAATGCGTCGGGCACGGTGATTAATGGGAATCGCCTCAAGCCTGTAGTTACCCACAAGACGCCGCCCAACAGGGACAACAGGGAGCACCTGCGGTCCAATGCTACGCCACCCAGCAGCGGTGGATCTAGGACAACAATAAGGGTGACCACCAAGACGACGTCAACGCCAACAAAAACGACTCGGCAAGCTGCCGGGCGTGTTGATGCTCAGGAGAAAGGGCGCCCGACGTCGCCAAAGGCGCGCCAG GTCAACCCCAAATCTCCAGTTACCAAAATTCAAATG AATCAGCCGCCACCGGAGGGCACCTCGAGTTGCCGTTATTGCGGCCGGCACTTCAACACCGATCGCCTGGGCAAGCACGAGGAAGTCTGTCAGCGCACCATGAACACCAAGCGCAAGATATTCGATGCCTCCAAGCAGCGTGTCAAGGGCACCGACAACGAAAAGTactcgaagcagcagcagcgtcagcgACAGCAGCCGTCGCTGCCTCGTTCCCAGTCCACGTACAGCAgtgcagcacagcagcaggGACTCAGGACGGGCGTCAAGAAGAGCAACTGGCGCAAGCAGCACGAGGAGTTCATCCAGGCGATTCGCGCCGCAAAGCAGGTGCAGGCGCACTTGGCTCGTGGCGGTAAGTTGAGTGATCTGCCACCTCCGCCGCCGTCGGAGAATCCTGATTACATACAGTGTCCGCACTGTAGCAGGCGATTCAATCAGCAGGCTGCCGAGAGGCATATTCCACGCTGTGCCACCATGATCCACAACAAGCCGCGTCGCAGCAATCCTCAAGCGGTACCGAAGAAGCGCTAA
- the LOC133836920 gene encoding kinase and exchange factor for Rac A isoform X2 has product MASQESFEQQQPISRLALMRMRFQQKTHEEKELRRQELSLSTAAPTAAAAAAPRGVSSRLVGNGKVRQMFDERRRGAGIDRSNPLRPIGDTRSQPQQQQQQQQQQLIKGISTMSLKEKAVHPTTQRHGTVTSDSNNNNSKYNASGTVINGNRLKPVVTHKTPPNRDNREHLRSNATPPSSGGSRTTIRVTTKTTSTPTKTTRQAAGRVDAQEKGRPTSPKARQVNPKSPVTKIQMNQPPPEGTSSCRYCGRHFNTDRLGKHEEVCQRTMNTKRKIFDASKQRVKGTDNEKYSKQQQRQRQQPSLPRSQSTYSSAAQQQGLRTGVKKSNWRKQHEEFIQAIRAAKQVQAHLARGGKLSDLPPPPPSENPDYIQCPHCSRRFNQQAAERHIPRCATMIHNKPRRSNPQAVPKKR; this is encoded by the exons ATGGCGTCACAAGAGTCATTTGAACAGCAACAGCCCATCTCAAGGCTGGCTCTGATGCGG ATGCGCTTCCAGCAGAAAACGCACGAGGAGAAGGAGCTGCGGCGTCAAGAACTTAGCCTCAGCACAGCTGCTCCCactgccgctgcagctgctgctccaagAGGCGTTTCTTCTCGGCTGGTGGGCAATGGCAAAGTGCGCCAAATGTTCGACGAGCGGCGTCGTGGCGCAGGCATCGATCGCAGCAATCCTCTGCGGCCAATAGGCGACACACGATCGcagccgcaacaacagcaacagcagcagcaacagcaactcatcAAGGGCATTTCCACGATGAGTCTGAAGGAGAAAGCAGTCCACCCAACCACCCAACGACATGGGACAGTGACtagtgacagcaacaacaataacagcaaataCAATGCGTCGGGCACGGTGATTAATGGGAATCGCCTCAAGCCTGTAGTTACCCACAAGACGCCGCCCAACAGGGACAACAGGGAGCACCTGCGGTCCAATGCTACGCCACCCAGCAGCGGTGGATCTAGGACAACAATAAGGGTGACCACCAAGACGACGTCAACGCCAACAAAAACGACTCGGCAAGCTGCCGGGCGTGTTGATGCTCAGGAGAAAGGGCGCCCGACGTCGCCAAAGGCGCGCCAG GTCAACCCCAAATCTCCAGTTACCAAAATTCAAATG AATCAGCCGCCACCGGAGGGCACCTCGAGTTGCCGTTATTGCGGCCGGCACTTCAACACCGATCGCCTGGGCAAGCACGAGGAAGTCTGTCAGCGCACCATGAACACCAAGCGCAAGATATTCGATGCCTCCAAGCAGCGTGTCAAGGGCACCGACAACGAAAAGTactcgaagcagcagcagcgtcagcgACAGCAGCCGTCGCTGCCTCGTTCCCAGTCCACGTACAGCAgtgcagcacagcagcaggGACTCAGGACGGGCGTCAAGAAGAGCAACTGGCGCAAGCAGCACGAGGAGTTCATCCAGGCGATTCGCGCCGCAAAGCAGGTGCAGGCGCACTTGGCTCGTGGCGGTAAGTTGAGTGATCTGCCACCTCCGCCGCCGTCGGAGAATCCTGATTACATACAGTGTCCGCACTGTAGCAGGCGATTCAATCAGCAGGCTGCCGAGAGGCATATTCCACGCTGTGCCACCATGATCCACAACAAGCCGCGTCGCAGCAATCCTCAAGCGGTACCGAAGAAGCGCTAA